The following proteins come from a genomic window of Paenibacillus spongiae:
- a CDS encoding DUF1643 domain-containing protein, with protein sequence MDTLAIMSDNNEYRYRLTKIWDANKGTLAIIMLNPSKANVLKFDDTVMKIFNYAIDNDYGQLDIVNLFAYMSTDPTNLKYSDQRYESLNDIYIKLVASQAEKLLIAWGPDKTKYVTRKRHVETLLIPYKSKLICFQDEKGVSPRHPLFLSDKWTLMNYNLMFAT encoded by the coding sequence ATGGATACCTTAGCAATAATGTCTGACAATAATGAATACCGTTATAGGTTAACAAAGATATGGGACGCCAATAAGGGAACCTTGGCAATCATAATGCTGAACCCCAGTAAGGCTAATGTATTAAAGTTTGATGATACCGTAATGAAAATATTTAACTATGCTATTGATAATGATTATGGGCAACTTGATATCGTTAATCTGTTTGCTTATATGTCAACAGATCCTACTAATCTGAAATATAGTGACCAACGATACGAAAGCTTAAATGACATCTACATAAAACTGGTCGCATCACAAGCTGAAAAATTATTGATTGCATGGGGACCAGACAAAACGAAATATGTAACAAGAAAACGTCATGTAGAAACCCTGCTAATACCCTATAAATCTAAGCTAATTTGTTTTCAAGATGAAAAAGGGGTTAGCCCGAGACACCCTCTTTTTTTGTCAGACAAGTGGACTCTTATGAACTATAACTTAATGTTTGCCACATAA
- a CDS encoding DUF1660 family phage protein has product MKLKCRIFGHKKSNISSSYLWNGVKFTCVRCGQVIIN; this is encoded by the coding sequence ATGAAACTAAAATGTAGAATTTTTGGTCACAAGAAATCAAATATTTCTAGCAGTTATCTTTGGAATGGAGTTAAGTTCACATGCGTAAGGTGTGGGCAAGTTATTATCAATTGA
- a CDS encoding DUF2513 domain-containing protein, translated as MKRDNELIIKILKQIEEEKTLTNVIVVEIEGYDDESVQYHVGLLKDAGYVIAKRTMSPVQYYISEMTWIGHDFLDAARDEGVVSKAKETAKQKGIEFASIPLDIAKELLMKSLKGIIGLD; from the coding sequence ATGAAGAGAGATAACGAACTGATCATTAAAATTCTAAAACAAATCGAAGAAGAAAAGACACTGACGAACGTAATTGTTGTAGAAATAGAGGGTTATGACGATGAATCAGTTCAGTATCATGTAGGATTATTAAAAGACGCTGGTTACGTAATAGCAAAGAGAACAATGTCTCCAGTTCAATACTATATTAGTGAAATGACTTGGATAGGTCATGATTTTCTAGATGCCGCTCGCGATGAAGGTGTAGTGAGTAAAGCAAAAGAAACAGCCAAACAAAAGGGTATTGAATTTGCAAGTATCCCACTCGACATTGCGAAAGAACTTCTCATGAAGAGCCTTAAGGGAATAATTGGATTAGATTAA
- the hrcA gene encoding heat-inducible transcriptional repressor HrcA — protein sequence MLTERQRMILNAIIDDYIRSAEPIGSRSISKRGDVGYSPATIRNEMADLEELGFLEQPHTSAGRIPSIKGYRYYVDHLVKLGEVNEQDLNTIRSFFAEKMNQMEDVIQHAATILSNLTNYTSIVLGPETFSNSLKHFQFVPISEATAVAIVVTNTGHVENRTVSLPPDMSMSDMERAVNILNTKLIGVPLVRLKSKLHSEVGQELGRYVDQCERLLSVLDQALSSDEENRVFLGGTTNMLTQPEFKDVDKVKTLLDLLDETPTLMRMFSALPSGIGVRIGTENSHAAINNCSLITATYSIDGQALGTVGILGPTRMDYGKVISLLDVLSKDMALLLGRWYK from the coding sequence ATGTTGACAGAACGGCAACGAATGATTTTGAATGCGATCATAGATGATTACATCCGCTCAGCTGAGCCGATCGGCTCGCGCAGCATATCGAAGCGCGGCGATGTCGGCTATAGTCCGGCTACGATCCGCAATGAGATGGCTGATCTTGAGGAGCTGGGTTTTTTGGAACAGCCTCATACGTCGGCAGGCCGAATTCCATCCATTAAAGGTTACCGGTATTATGTTGATCATCTGGTGAAGCTAGGGGAAGTGAACGAACAGGATCTGAACACGATCCGTTCTTTCTTTGCGGAGAAGATGAATCAGATGGAAGATGTCATTCAGCATGCTGCCACGATACTTTCCAATCTGACGAACTACACGTCCATTGTGCTTGGGCCGGAAACGTTCTCCAATTCGCTCAAGCACTTTCAGTTTGTGCCGATCAGTGAAGCTACGGCGGTCGCGATCGTCGTGACGAATACGGGTCACGTCGAGAATCGGACCGTGTCCCTTCCGCCGGACATGAGCATGTCGGACATGGAGAGAGCCGTTAACATTCTGAATACGAAGCTCATCGGCGTCCCGCTTGTCCGATTGAAATCGAAGCTCCATTCAGAGGTCGGTCAAGAGCTTGGCCGGTACGTGGACCAATGCGAGCGGCTGCTGAGCGTATTGGATCAGGCGCTGAGCAGCGATGAGGAGAACCGCGTATTTCTGGGCGGAACGACGAATATGCTGACCCAGCCGGAATTCAAGGACGTTGACAAGGTGAAGACGCTGCTCGATCTGCTCGACGAAACGCCGACGCTTATGCGCATGTTCTCCGCTCTGCCAAGCGGTATCGGGGTGCGGATCGGGACGGAGAATTCGCATGCGGCCATCAACAACTGCAGCTTGATCACAGCGACTTATTCGATTGACGGGCAAGCGCTCGGTACGGTTGGGATTCTTGGACCGACCCGGATGGATTACGGCAAGGTGATTAGTCTGCTGGATGTGCTTTCCAAGGATATGGCCTTACTGTTGGGCCGCTGGTACAAATAA